One window from the genome of Trueperaceae bacterium encodes:
- a CDS encoding 2,4-dihydroxyhept-2-ene-1,7-dioic acid aldolase, protein MRPNTFRQLLTEDRPTLGTHIHSTWPSVIEALGHTGLYDYVEFVAEYGPFDLHDLDNLARAAELFNLSTMIKVDQEPRGFIAQRAIGSGFQSLLFADCRDAAEVRECVSIARADTPEDGGTYGVGTRRFAYMGYGGSQEYVEALRQIVVVLMIEKKGAVDDLEEILEIDGVDMIQWGGSDYSMSIGYPGQGQHPDVIKAKQYVFDTAIKMGVPPRAEIGSPDQARAYLDMGVRHFSIGTDISILHNWWKTNGEDMRNALEGF, encoded by the coding sequence ATGAGACCTAACACCTTTCGCCAATTACTTACAGAGGACCGACCGACCCTCGGTACCCATATCCACAGTACGTGGCCTTCAGTAATAGAAGCTCTTGGTCACACCGGTCTCTATGACTACGTAGAATTCGTTGCTGAGTACGGTCCGTTTGATCTGCACGATCTAGACAACCTTGCCCGTGCGGCAGAACTCTTCAACCTATCTACGATGATCAAAGTTGACCAGGAACCTCGAGGATTCATTGCTCAGCGGGCCATAGGTTCCGGTTTTCAGAGCCTCCTGTTTGCTGACTGTCGTGATGCTGCTGAGGTACGCGAATGTGTCTCTATCGCCAGGGCTGATACTCCAGAGGACGGCGGCACGTATGGGGTTGGTACTAGGCGTTTTGCTTACATGGGGTACGGCGGATCACAAGAATACGTTGAGGCTCTTCGCCAAATCGTCGTTGTCCTAATGATAGAAAAAAAGGGTGCTGTTGACGATCTCGAAGAGATCCTCGAAATCGATGGAGTTGACATGATCCAATGGGGCGGATCGGATTATTCCATGAGCATTGGGTATCCCGGTCAGGGGCAACACCCAGATGTTATAAAGGCCAAGCAGTATGTTTTTGATACGGCCATCAAGATGGGAGTTCCTCCTCGCGCAGAAATCGGTAGTCCTGACCAAGCTCGTGCCTACCTTGATATGGGCGTCCGACACTTCTCGATAGGAACCGATATTTCAATACTCCACAATTGGTGGAAAACAAACGGTGAAGATATGCGTAATGCCTTAGAAGGCTTTTAG
- a CDS encoding FAD-binding oxidoreductase, which yields MEIEKLIESLQLTFPPERLLCHSAQLATYESDGLTVFKSRPGAVVIPESQHEVVEAVKACHLHGVPFVARGSGTSLSGGSLPIEGGLVIALNKLNKILNLDPESRLAVVEPGVINRQVSVAAAPHGLYYAPDPSSGPVCTIGGNVAFNSGGAHCLKYGMTANHVLAIKAVLPDGEIVELGGESLENAGPDYAGLFVGSEGLFGIALEVTLRLLPQVDNYRTILAAYQDLTVAGEAVASVVASGLLPGAMEIMDRLAMDAAEAAVQAGYPSDAQGLLIVELEGPKAEVEVEFPKLMAVIDASGPSEVRVAQNEAERQRIWKGRKGAFSAVGRLSPDYIVGDGVVRRGSLGEALGEIRRLSKKYELRVANVFHAGDGNLHPLILFDSSREGELERAEELAGEILTLCVDLGGSITGEHGVGMEKLAYLSKQFGPIEMNLMTNLRRSIDPTEIANRGKMLAIASGKQRPPTNHHPLEQQGVISRG from the coding sequence ATGGAAATCGAAAAACTGATCGAATCTCTGCAGTTGACTTTTCCACCCGAACGATTACTTTGTCATTCGGCCCAACTAGCTACTTATGAGTCTGATGGCCTTACGGTCTTCAAGTCTAGACCTGGTGCAGTGGTTATCCCCGAATCGCAGCATGAAGTGGTTGAGGCGGTCAAGGCTTGCCACTTACATGGAGTACCTTTTGTGGCTCGTGGCTCCGGCACAAGCCTCTCTGGTGGGTCCTTGCCCATAGAGGGGGGTTTGGTAATTGCCCTTAATAAGCTTAATAAAATACTTAATCTTGATCCGGAATCTAGACTTGCGGTAGTGGAACCAGGAGTGATTAACCGACAGGTTTCGGTTGCGGCTGCGCCACATGGCCTTTACTACGCTCCTGATCCCTCATCTGGACCAGTTTGCACGATAGGCGGAAACGTTGCTTTCAACTCTGGTGGCGCCCATTGTCTGAAGTACGGAATGACCGCTAACCACGTGCTTGCTATTAAAGCTGTCCTACCAGACGGGGAAATTGTGGAGTTAGGTGGTGAAAGCCTTGAGAATGCCGGTCCAGATTACGCAGGTCTTTTCGTTGGTTCGGAGGGTCTTTTTGGAATTGCTCTTGAGGTCACTCTTCGACTTTTGCCCCAGGTGGATAATTACCGTACTATTCTCGCAGCGTACCAAGATCTCACTGTAGCTGGCGAAGCTGTTGCAAGCGTGGTTGCTTCCGGATTGTTGCCGGGTGCTATGGAAATCATGGACCGGCTTGCCATGGACGCAGCTGAAGCTGCAGTCCAAGCTGGTTACCCATCTGATGCTCAGGGTCTTCTTATTGTTGAGTTAGAGGGGCCTAAAGCTGAGGTGGAAGTGGAATTTCCGAAGTTGATGGCCGTGATTGATGCATCAGGTCCATCTGAGGTGCGCGTAGCGCAGAACGAGGCAGAGCGACAGCGTATATGGAAGGGACGAAAGGGTGCATTTTCTGCGGTTGGTCGCCTCAGCCCTGACTACATTGTCGGAGACGGTGTGGTGAGACGCGGTAGCCTCGGTGAGGCACTAGGAGAGATTAGGCGGCTTTCTAAGAAATACGAGTTACGCGTAGCTAATGTCTTTCATGCTGGTGACGGTAACCTTCACCCACTAATTCTCTTTGACAGTAGTCGGGAGGGTGAGCTTGAAAGGGCTGAGGAGTTGGCTGGTGAGATACTTACTCTTTGTGTCGATCTTGGGGGCTCAATTACAGGTGAGCACGGCGTGGGAATGGAAAAACTTGCTTACTTGTCTAAACAATTCGGTCCTATCGAGATGAACCTAATGACTAATCTGCGTAGATCAATAGATCCGACAGAAATCGCCAACCGTGGGAAAATGCTTGCAATAGCGTCAGGAAAACAGAGGCCTCCCACTAACCATCACCCCTTAGAACAGCAGGGCGTCATCTCTCGCGGTTGA
- a CDS encoding uroporphyrinogen decarboxylase, translated as MSLFLDAARGRDTERAPVWIMRQAGRYLPEYRALKERYSFWELVRTPDLAVKVTMHPVERFQLDAAILFSDIMTPLPAMGIEIDFVPGPVIESPIRSAATVESLRIPHSDEIAPFVADTISCIRDVSQVPLIGFAGAPLTLAAYLIQGSGSKDFAEFRGLLRSAPEIVHTLLKKLSLVTSRYLQMQVRAGAQAVQLFDSWAGLLDAKTYAQFAAPYNQQVLESLASLNIPRTYFTVNGGHLYNEINSLSCEVVGVDWRHPLDHVRPQLRNKVLQGNLDPAELLGPRNRLIRVAQKVLQAGLGGPHIFNLGHGILRQTNPDKLHILIDTVRAFKRHGAEQAI; from the coding sequence ATGAGCCTATTTTTAGATGCTGCTCGAGGTCGAGATACTGAACGTGCTCCGGTCTGGATAATGCGCCAGGCAGGACGCTATCTACCGGAATACCGAGCTCTCAAGGAACGATATTCCTTTTGGGAACTAGTGCGCACACCCGACCTAGCAGTAAAAGTTACTATGCACCCGGTAGAGCGATTTCAGTTGGATGCTGCTATTCTTTTCAGCGACATCATGACCCCTTTACCAGCAATGGGCATTGAAATAGATTTTGTGCCTGGTCCTGTCATTGAAAGTCCAATACGTTCAGCAGCAACTGTGGAGTCTCTACGCATCCCGCACTCTGACGAGATTGCGCCATTCGTAGCCGATACCATTTCTTGTATCCGAGATGTATCCCAAGTCCCATTAATCGGGTTTGCCGGAGCGCCTCTGACACTTGCTGCGTATTTGATTCAGGGTAGTGGTAGTAAAGATTTTGCGGAATTTCGAGGTTTATTGCGCAGTGCTCCTGAAATAGTGCACACACTTCTGAAAAAACTTTCTCTAGTTACTTCACGATACCTACAGATGCAGGTGCGAGCTGGTGCCCAAGCCGTTCAGTTATTTGATTCTTGGGCTGGGTTGCTCGATGCGAAAACCTATGCACAATTTGCCGCACCGTACAATCAGCAGGTCTTAGAATCACTCGCAAGTCTTAACATTCCTCGTACCTATTTCACCGTTAACGGCGGCCATCTTTACAATGAGATTAATTCTCTATCCTGTGAAGTTGTAGGGGTTGATTGGCGTCATCCACTAGACCATGTTCGTCCGCAACTCCGCAATAAGGTTTTGCAAGGTAATCTTGATCCAGCTGAACTGCTAGGACCTCGTAATCGCCTAATCCGAGTTGCTCAAAAGGTACTCCAAGCTGGGCTCGGTGGTCCCCACATATTTAATCTTGGACACGGCATTCTTCGGCAGACTAACCCCGACAAGTTGCACATCTTAATAGATACAGTTCGTGCTTTTAAAAGGCACGGGGCGGAACAAGCAATCTAA
- a CDS encoding NIPSNAP family containing protein — protein MVVLRKKTIPALNTLGVDKVGVFTTQEPELSLILLVPHSSIEKLIAIRDDLLTAKADLSLPDPMPRPIFRQASSSVLRGFDVMPNYNLPTKAADRVFQLRVYESPSAYAGKKKIEMFQQGELDIFHRVGLNPVFFAETLIGAQLPSLTYMLAFRDMNSLDCAWELFRNDSVWDELSNRPEYSNELLIRNINNKLVFPTEFSQM, from the coding sequence ATGGTTGTGCTTAGAAAGAAGACGATACCTGCTCTGAACACTTTAGGGGTAGATAAAGTCGGAGTATTCACAACTCAAGAACCCGAGTTGTCACTAATTTTGCTTGTTCCTCACTCAAGCATTGAGAAATTAATTGCGATTCGAGATGATTTGCTTACAGCTAAGGCCGACCTTTCGTTACCTGATCCAATGCCAAGACCGATTTTTCGTCAAGCTTCCAGTTCTGTGCTGCGAGGCTTCGATGTAATGCCAAACTACAATCTACCTACTAAAGCTGCTGATCGGGTATTTCAGCTGCGAGTTTACGAGAGCCCTAGTGCTTATGCAGGAAAGAAAAAGATTGAAATGTTTCAGCAGGGAGAACTGGATATTTTTCATCGCGTTGGTCTGAATCCGGTGTTTTTTGCAGAAACCTTGATCGGAGCGCAGTTACCTAGTTTGACTTACATGCTTGCTTTTCGCGATATGAATTCTTTAGATTGCGCCTGGGAGCTTTTTAGGAACGACTCGGTTTGGGACGAGCTCAGCAATCGACCAGAGTACTCGAACGAGCTCCTTATTAGAAATATAAATAACAAATTAGTTTTTCCAACTGAGTTCTCCCAAATGTAG
- the hemH gene encoding ferrochelatase, whose protein sequence is MSDGPTGIVLLNMGGPRDLPEVEPFLHRLFKDKELINLPVQNFLGPFLARKRLQKVRRNYSEIGGGSPILKWTEEQGRGMCQRLDSLSPSTAPHYFYTAFRYAEPLSETALKAMAHKGVERAIAFSQYPQFSCSTTGSSLNELWREVSRLDLQNKFTWSVIDRWPAHRRFVEAMKETVVEGLNLFPVEARDDVVIVFSAHSLPMSVINRGDAYPQEVGATVHEVMKVLEFSHEYLLAYQSDVGPVPWLGPSTEHVIRALGTKNKKHVLVVGIAFTSDHIETLHELDIEYGGLAHESGIINFYRAPALNGLPIFQDALAEIVLEHLESHDACTKQYKLRCPGCKNAQCRKILNPITPNSCKTKSIY, encoded by the coding sequence ATGAGTGATGGGCCCACTGGCATTGTTCTTCTCAATATGGGTGGACCCCGAGATCTACCTGAAGTAGAACCGTTCCTCCATCGCTTGTTTAAAGACAAAGAACTTATCAATTTACCTGTACAGAACTTTTTGGGCCCGTTTCTTGCCCGCAAGAGATTACAAAAGGTACGGAGAAACTATAGTGAAATTGGGGGAGGTTCTCCGATCCTTAAATGGACCGAGGAACAGGGTCGCGGTATGTGTCAGCGGCTGGATAGCTTATCCCCAAGTACCGCGCCTCATTATTTCTACACAGCATTCCGCTACGCCGAGCCGCTATCAGAGACAGCTCTCAAAGCTATGGCGCACAAAGGCGTAGAGCGCGCTATAGCTTTTTCACAGTATCCGCAGTTTTCCTGTTCGACTACTGGCTCATCCCTGAACGAGCTCTGGCGGGAGGTATCGCGTCTCGACTTACAGAATAAGTTTACATGGAGCGTGATTGATCGTTGGCCTGCCCACCGCCGTTTCGTGGAGGCCATGAAAGAGACAGTAGTCGAGGGACTTAATCTATTTCCAGTTGAGGCTAGGGATGATGTAGTAATTGTTTTCAGTGCCCACTCTTTACCTATGAGTGTGATTAATCGAGGTGACGCCTACCCACAGGAAGTAGGAGCGACCGTCCATGAAGTAATGAAGGTACTTGAATTCTCCCACGAGTATCTTCTGGCTTATCAATCCGATGTTGGACCCGTACCATGGCTTGGGCCCTCAACCGAGCACGTTATAAGAGCATTGGGTACCAAGAATAAAAAGCACGTATTAGTGGTTGGGATCGCTTTCACCTCAGATCACATCGAAACCCTCCACGAGCTTGATATAGAATATGGCGGATTAGCTCATGAATCAGGGATTATCAACTTCTACCGAGCGCCTGCACTCAATGGCCTTCCAATTTTCCAAGACGCACTAGCTGAGATAGTTCTAGAACACCTAGAATCGCACGACGCCTGCACTAAGCAGTACAAGCTTCGTTGCCCCGGCTGTAAAAACGCACAATGTAGAAAAATCCTAAATCCAATCACCCCAAATAGTTGCAAAACAAAAAGCATTTACTGA
- a CDS encoding glycosyl transferase family 2, whose translation MHFSVITPTYNRPEYLLEELRSIQRQLGEIWEVVVVDDGDGSGIQVVRDLNDSRIKAIQNPGTGQVEARNAGVRLANGDHIVLLDDDDLLAVPDYLSQVKTLLTTEPALVHSFGWMIEEEGGNRHLWDLKADPCSLRKDNTLLVAGLTYPRVFHKELGDFDATVGGYFDWDWHLRVTAAGYPLKTIESPSVVYRIHAGSGSSKVKAKRRKHSFELLCRKHGLETNIKNHAVVFSELRQKDS comes from the coding sequence GTGCACTTTTCAGTAATTACACCCACGTACAACCGGCCGGAGTACCTTCTCGAGGAACTACGTAGCATACAAAGACAGCTAGGGGAGATCTGGGAAGTAGTGGTTGTGGACGATGGGGATGGTTCAGGTATCCAAGTAGTTCGTGATTTAAACGATTCACGAATTAAAGCCATACAAAACCCGGGTACAGGCCAAGTAGAAGCCCGCAATGCAGGAGTACGATTAGCCAATGGGGATCATATAGTCCTTCTGGATGACGATGACTTACTAGCTGTTCCTGATTACCTATCTCAAGTGAAAACCCTCCTTACGACTGAACCAGCCTTGGTACACAGCTTCGGGTGGATGATTGAAGAGGAGGGAGGTAACCGCCATCTGTGGGACCTAAAAGCCGATCCTTGTAGCCTAAGAAAGGACAACACGCTACTGGTTGCAGGTTTAACTTACCCCCGGGTATTTCATAAGGAACTAGGAGACTTTGATGCTACGGTCGGTGGTTATTTTGATTGGGATTGGCACCTTAGGGTAACCGCTGCAGGTTACCCTCTTAAAACGATCGAATCTCCCAGTGTCGTTTACCGAATCCACGCTGGTAGTGGTTCTTCCAAGGTTAAAGCTAAACGGCGCAAGCATTCTTTCGAGTTACTATGCAGAAAACATGGCCTCGAAACTAACATCAAGAACCACGCTGTGGTTTTTTCAGAGCTTCGTCAAAAGGACTCCTAA
- the hemL gene encoding glutamate-1-semialdehyde-2,1-aminomutase has product MTTKTNSQSITLFERALRLIPGGVNSPVRAFGSVGGTPRFIDRAKGSYLWDADGNKFIDVVGSLGPMILGHAHPAVLEAIKRVLANGTSFGAPTELELELAERVLRNYPNCERIRFVNSGTEATMSALRLARGHTGRDLTIKFEGNYHGHADSLLVAAGSGALTTGVPSSDGVPAAVAGTTLVATYNDLDSVRNLFERWPDRIAAVIVEPVAGNMGVVPPNSGFLDGLRAITLAHGSLLVVDEVMTGFRIAPGGAIERYCIDADLVCWGKILGGGLPVGAYGGSANLMDNISPVGRVYQAGTLSGNPLAMAAGIATLDAVASLPELYETLDGRGADLEAGLLDGAKSAGKKVTINRVGSMLTVFFTEGPVNNMAGAQSGDQNAFGRWFHALLALGVYWPPSPYEAAFLSHAHEDSDIEKIVELAALAFHEV; this is encoded by the coding sequence TTGACAACCAAGACAAATTCCCAATCCATCACCCTATTTGAGCGCGCGTTAAGACTCATACCTGGCGGCGTGAATTCTCCTGTCAGAGCTTTCGGGAGTGTCGGGGGAACTCCCCGTTTTATTGATCGGGCAAAAGGATCCTACCTTTGGGACGCGGATGGTAATAAATTTATTGACGTTGTCGGGTCATTGGGTCCAATGATTCTGGGACACGCTCACCCTGCAGTTCTCGAAGCAATCAAAAGGGTTCTCGCTAACGGTACAAGCTTTGGGGCCCCAACAGAACTTGAACTTGAACTCGCAGAACGAGTCCTACGAAATTACCCTAATTGCGAGCGGATTCGCTTTGTCAACTCAGGCACTGAGGCAACAATGAGTGCTCTACGGTTAGCCAGAGGGCACACTGGGCGTGACCTAACAATAAAATTTGAGGGAAACTACCACGGACATGCCGATTCCTTATTGGTCGCTGCAGGTTCAGGTGCTCTCACCACGGGAGTCCCGTCAAGTGATGGCGTACCAGCTGCGGTTGCTGGTACCACCCTTGTTGCAACATACAATGATCTTGATTCAGTCCGAAACTTATTTGAACGTTGGCCGGATAGAATTGCTGCGGTCATTGTTGAGCCTGTCGCTGGGAACATGGGTGTTGTGCCACCAAACTCGGGATTCCTAGACGGGTTGCGTGCAATTACACTTGCCCACGGCAGCTTACTGGTCGTAGATGAAGTCATGACAGGTTTCAGAATAGCTCCTGGTGGAGCGATCGAACGCTATTGCATAGATGCTGACTTGGTTTGTTGGGGAAAGATCCTAGGTGGCGGTCTTCCAGTAGGAGCCTATGGGGGTTCAGCTAATTTAATGGACAACATCTCGCCAGTTGGCAGGGTTTACCAGGCGGGCACCCTTTCTGGAAATCCGTTGGCTATGGCTGCGGGAATTGCCACTTTAGATGCTGTTGCGTCCTTACCTGAACTTTACGAGACGCTAGACGGTCGAGGTGCTGACCTCGAGGCTGGCCTACTCGATGGAGCTAAAAGTGCAGGTAAGAAAGTCACAATTAACCGTGTCGGTTCCATGTTGACCGTTTTCTTCACCGAAGGACCCGTCAATAACATGGCTGGTGCTCAGAGTGGGGATCAAAACGCCTTCGGTCGCTGGTTCCATGCCCTTTTGGCACTTGGTGTTTACTGGCCACCCAGTCCCTATGAAGCAGCTTTTTTATCTCATGCCCATGAAGACTCAGATATTGAAAAGATTGTTGAGTTAGCAGCATTGGCGTTCCATGAGGTTTGA
- a CDS encoding 2-hydroxy-acid oxidase, which yields MEYAGPQSEAMSGAIDRCVHCGFCLPGCPTYVLTGEEMNSPRGRILLMKEVLDGTLELDEITPYIDPCLGCLSCVTSCPSGVQYGDLLTPFRMQAETLRERPWIERLLRKVVLSTLPYPGRFRPLARLGQFARPFRNLAPRALRGALDLLPNRVPSSLPLPELVPAQGSRRARVMLLRTCAQKVLDPEIDMATVRVLARNGVEVVLPHDQGCCGALSAHTGAGEQAKAFAKSVMKVLPNDVDAIITNAAGCGSGIHEYPLWLAGEPEEEAAKTLSQKAMDISAFLTDLGPIRPPDLPQPLKVAYHDACHLAHAQGVTIPPRELLGLIGNLDLVELANPEICCGSAGTYNLEQPDNAAELGRRKAESVISTGAEAVASGNIGCLTQLGIHLKRQGYAIPTYHTVQLLDMAYQGA from the coding sequence ATGGAATATGCAGGCCCACAAAGCGAGGCGATGTCGGGTGCAATCGACAGATGCGTTCACTGTGGGTTTTGCCTTCCTGGGTGCCCAACCTATGTTTTAACAGGCGAAGAGATGAATAGTCCCCGTGGCCGCATACTCTTAATGAAAGAGGTGTTAGACGGCACCCTCGAACTTGATGAAATCACGCCCTACATTGACCCTTGCTTAGGATGCTTATCCTGCGTCACCTCGTGTCCCTCTGGTGTGCAATATGGTGACCTGCTTACTCCCTTCCGAATGCAGGCCGAAACTCTTCGCGAACGTCCCTGGATTGAACGCCTACTTAGAAAAGTAGTACTCTCTACCCTCCCATACCCTGGACGGTTTCGACCGTTGGCAAGATTAGGTCAATTTGCCCGCCCATTCCGCAACCTAGCCCCACGTGCTCTACGAGGAGCACTAGACCTACTTCCTAACCGTGTACCTTCTTCCCTCCCATTACCTGAGTTGGTTCCAGCCCAAGGAAGCCGTAGAGCCCGTGTGATGCTCTTGCGTACATGTGCCCAAAAAGTTCTCGATCCAGAAATCGATATGGCAACTGTTCGGGTCCTAGCTCGTAATGGTGTCGAGGTTGTACTTCCTCATGATCAGGGATGTTGTGGTGCGCTTTCTGCACACACGGGTGCTGGTGAGCAGGCCAAGGCTTTCGCGAAGAGTGTCATGAAGGTACTACCGAACGATGTGGACGCTATCATCACCAATGCTGCTGGTTGCGGCTCTGGTATCCATGAGTACCCACTTTGGCTTGCTGGTGAGCCTGAGGAGGAAGCCGCTAAAACGCTATCCCAAAAGGCTATGGATATTAGTGCCTTCCTTACTGATCTTGGTCCAATCCGGCCCCCGGATCTTCCTCAACCACTTAAGGTTGCTTATCATGATGCCTGTCACCTCGCCCATGCCCAAGGGGTTACGATCCCCCCTCGGGAACTTCTGGGTCTGATTGGAAACCTTGATTTAGTCGAACTAGCTAATCCTGAAATCTGTTGTGGCTCTGCAGGAACTTATAATCTAGAACAACCAGATAATGCTGCCGAGTTGGGTCGCCGAAAAGCTGAGTCGGTAATTTCCACAGGGGCAGAAGCCGTTGCGTCCGGGAACATTGGTTGCCTAACACAATTAGGCATTCATCTTAAACGTCAAGGTTACGCAATTCCGACCTACCACACCGTTCAACTCCTTGACATGGCGTACCAGGGAGCCTGA
- a CDS encoding 2-hydroxy-acid oxidase, which produces MTFETTDRNKKLEALQNYVRQSERVRPVGGGSKPALSTSGNLTMTDLSGVIEYDPDEYTLTALSGTPVATVEALLAEKSQVLPFDPPLVAAGATLGGTVASGLSGPGRLRFGGVRDFLLGVSFVDGHGELIQGGGKVVKNAAGFDFPKLMVGAMGCLGILVDLTFKVFPAPEAAATVKLELGSFKEAVGTMNTLASGPYELSSLELEPPSTLWLRLSGFAEALPARLMVLQEDIGKSGKSFQDESDSHIWQQAREFSWVPADYGLVKIPTNPFKLSAIEKRVSELTVNVPRRYSVAGNVAYFAWPKVLGEEALERLLAPDALSAVTLRGSWSRPLLGRVPGGAFASRVTSVLDPKEKFVITENDFEAGKS; this is translated from the coding sequence ATGACTTTTGAAACTACCGATCGTAATAAAAAACTCGAAGCGCTTCAGAACTATGTTCGTCAGAGTGAAAGAGTACGTCCGGTGGGGGGTGGTAGTAAACCAGCACTATCAACCTCAGGTAATCTAACAATGACAGATCTATCCGGTGTTATTGAATACGATCCTGATGAGTATACGTTAACAGCTCTTTCCGGCACCCCGGTCGCAACGGTTGAGGCTTTACTTGCAGAAAAGAGCCAGGTCCTCCCGTTTGACCCGCCACTGGTCGCTGCAGGTGCAACACTTGGTGGCACAGTTGCCTCCGGCCTTTCTGGGCCGGGTCGGCTCCGGTTCGGCGGGGTGCGTGATTTCCTGCTTGGCGTTAGCTTCGTTGACGGTCATGGTGAATTGATTCAGGGTGGTGGAAAGGTTGTTAAAAACGCTGCTGGTTTTGATTTTCCTAAATTAATGGTCGGAGCTATGGGATGCCTTGGGATTCTTGTCGACCTAACCTTTAAAGTGTTTCCTGCTCCTGAAGCAGCTGCTACTGTCAAGCTTGAGTTGGGATCTTTTAAGGAAGCGGTGGGTACTATGAATACCCTAGCTTCAGGTCCATACGAACTAAGCAGCCTGGAACTAGAACCCCCGTCAACTCTTTGGCTTCGTTTAAGCGGATTTGCTGAGGCTTTACCAGCACGTCTTATGGTTTTGCAGGAGGATATAGGGAAATCAGGAAAATCATTTCAGGATGAATCTGACTCGCATATTTGGCAACAAGCTCGTGAGTTTTCTTGGGTACCAGCTGACTACGGTCTAGTGAAAATTCCCACTAACCCTTTTAAACTCAGTGCTATCGAAAAACGTGTCTCAGAACTTACTGTGAATGTGCCTCGTCGATATAGCGTAGCTGGTAATGTTGCGTACTTTGCCTGGCCAAAAGTTCTTGGTGAGGAGGCCCTTGAGAGACTCCTCGCTCCAGATGCTCTCTCAGCAGTGACTCTGCGTGGGAGCTGGTCACGGCCCCTGCTGGGTCGGGTGCCAGGTGGCGCTTTTGCGAGTCGTGTGACATCCGTACTAGATCCGAAAGAAAAGTTCGTCATCACAGAAAATGATTTTGAAGCTGGGAAAAGCTAA
- a CDS encoding oxygen-dependent coproporphyrinogen oxidase, translating to MLSFPNNGVGGRVVELMQTAQAGLVQILEEIDQDQQFNEHTWDRPGGGGGRSYLLENGSIFERAGVNVSVVHGGKAPPSLAKRHPIVSDLPFCATGLSVVIHPRNPFVPAFHANFRYFEVVHQLGNKPVAWWFGGGADLTPSYPFEEDVHYFHSKLFELCDRHQVADYSKFKTTCDAYFIIPHRNEMRGVGGIFYDTLSAPDEGNFEEEYAFTADGIETLYEAYLPLVEKHKKALYSEREREWQLYRRGRYAEFNLVYDRGTLFGLQTRGNIEAILMSMPPLAAWRFDLIPNPGSPEVETLRFFQPRDWISDTNANYRRGE from the coding sequence ATGCTGAGTTTTCCTAACAACGGTGTTGGAGGACGGGTTGTTGAACTTATGCAGACAGCTCAAGCGGGACTAGTTCAAATTCTTGAGGAAATTGACCAAGATCAACAATTTAACGAGCACACTTGGGATCGTCCTGGAGGAGGAGGTGGTAGAAGTTACCTCCTTGAGAACGGTTCTATTTTCGAGCGTGCCGGTGTTAATGTTTCAGTCGTGCATGGGGGAAAGGCCCCTCCTAGCTTGGCAAAGCGACACCCTATCGTAAGCGACCTTCCGTTTTGTGCTACTGGCCTAAGTGTGGTGATTCACCCAAGAAACCCCTTTGTTCCAGCCTTTCACGCCAACTTTAGATATTTTGAGGTTGTTCACCAACTAGGGAACAAACCAGTAGCCTGGTGGTTTGGCGGAGGAGCAGATTTGACGCCCAGCTATCCGTTCGAAGAGGATGTACACTACTTTCACAGCAAGCTTTTTGAGTTGTGTGACCGTCACCAAGTAGCTGATTACTCTAAGTTCAAAACTACCTGTGATGCTTACTTCATTATTCCTCACCGTAACGAAATGCGGGGCGTAGGAGGCATATTCTACGACACCCTTAGCGCCCCAGACGAGGGTAATTTTGAAGAGGAATACGCATTTACCGCAGATGGCATAGAAACGCTCTATGAAGCTTACCTTCCGTTAGTCGAGAAGCATAAGAAGGCTCTATATAGTGAACGGGAGCGGGAATGGCAACTTTACCGACGTGGACGTTACGCGGAGTTTAATCTTGTTTATGACCGAGGAACCCTTTTTGGTCTTCAGACCCGGGGTAATATCGAAGCGATTCTCATGTCGATGCCACCATTAGCTGCATGGCGTTTTGACCTTATTCCTAATCCAGGTAGTCCAGAGGTCGAAACCCTCAGGTTTTTTCAGCCGCGTGATTGGATAAGCGATACGAATGCAAACTATAGGAGAGGCGAATGA